A region from the Paenibacillus humicola genome encodes:
- a CDS encoding helix-turn-helix domain-containing protein yields MDIRKIGAFISELRKNNNYTQAELAQSLNVTHQAVSKWERGESLPDIGLLPPAARLLGVTVDELLNGERAMVQKAAAAGAADRAETAAPQQMEAAERMETAVPQPIIAVEPMETAAPHPVAAAESTVSAAPQQIVAAEPMETAAALEKPISAGQRLTLDQVSSLAPFLERATLEKVVDKVVEGIVEPGKLLALAPFLGHESLDRLVNLVEDGVLHGDVISGLAPFLSRETLSRLVRRAADGTIDLEQILGLAPFLEQSDLVLLIESSPDGLHPGHLAQLAPFLPQSLLEKLILNF; encoded by the coding sequence ATGGATATACGTAAAATCGGTGCCTTTATTTCGGAGTTAAGAAAAAACAACAATTATACGCAGGCGGAGCTCGCCCAATCGCTGAACGTCACCCACCAGGCGGTGTCGAAATGGGAGCGCGGCGAGTCGCTGCCGGACATCGGCCTGCTGCCGCCGGCGGCCCGGCTGCTCGGCGTAACGGTCGACGAGCTGTTAAACGGGGAACGCGCCATGGTTCAAAAGGCGGCTGCAGCGGGAGCGGCGGACCGGGCGGAAACGGCAGCGCCGCAGCAAATGGAAGCTGCGGAGCGAATGGAAACGGCAGTGCCGCAACCAATCATTGCGGTTGAGCCGATGGAAACGGCAGCGCCGCATCCAGTAGCAGCGGCAGAGTCGACGGTATCGGCAGCACCGCAGCAAATAGTAGCAGCGGAGCCGATGGAAACGGCAGCCGCTCTGGAAAAACCCATTTCGGCCGGGCAGCGGCTGACTTTAGATCAAGTGAGCAGCCTGGCGCCTTTTCTCGAGCGGGCCACCCTGGAGAAGGTCGTGGATAAGGTGGTCGAAGGCATCGTCGAGCCGGGCAAGCTGCTCGCTCTTGCTCCGTTTCTGGGTCACGAGTCGCTGGACCGTCTGGTCAATCTGGTCGAAGACGGAGTGCTGCACGGGGACGTCATTTCCGGGCTCGCGCCGTTTCTTTCCAGGGAGACGCTGTCCAGGCTCGTAAGGAGAGCGGCCGACGGGACGATCGACCTGGAGCAAATTTTGGGCCTGGCTCCTTTTCTCGAGCAGTCCGATCTGGTCCTGCTGATCGAAAGCTCGCCGGACGGCCTGCATCCCGGGCATTTGGCCCAGCTCGCGCCATTTCTTCCGCAAAGCCTGCTGGAAAAGCTCATTCTCAATTTTTAA